A window of Pirellula sp. SH-Sr6A contains these coding sequences:
- a CDS encoding SgcJ/EcaC family oxidoreductase, whose protein sequence is MSIKSWILTFAAMASLLSPAIAQDKDRQATDEAAIRKAVEAYVSAFNRADAKGLAALWAPEAVYINPDSGEEVVGRDAIEKQFAAILTDAKGAKLEATTVSIGFVSPSVAVEQGMAKVIRPDQEPEESQYSAVYMKRDGQWLLDRVTEEAVDVVVSHYEQLKDLEWMVGKWVDQDEEATVITECNWTRNNNFLTRSFTVQVGDQIDMAGMQIIGWDPSTKQIRSWVFDSDGGFGQAIWSKKGSSWHVQQTGVLPDGRKSSAVNIITYIDDNTCTIESVNRTVDGELLPSVAAVQIIKN, encoded by the coding sequence ATGTCAATAAAAAGTTGGATCCTCACCTTCGCCGCGATGGCTAGCCTCCTATCGCCGGCGATCGCCCAGGATAAAGATCGCCAAGCCACAGACGAAGCCGCGATTCGAAAGGCGGTCGAAGCTTACGTCAGCGCATTCAATCGCGCCGATGCAAAGGGGCTTGCTGCTCTTTGGGCACCCGAAGCGGTCTACATCAATCCTGATAGCGGTGAAGAGGTTGTCGGTCGGGATGCGATTGAAAAGCAGTTCGCAGCAATCTTGACCGATGCTAAAGGGGCCAAGCTGGAAGCAACGACGGTTTCGATTGGATTCGTATCACCGAGCGTCGCAGTCGAGCAAGGCATGGCGAAGGTGATTCGGCCTGACCAGGAGCCAGAAGAATCCCAGTACTCGGCCGTTTACATGAAGCGGGACGGCCAATGGTTGCTAGATCGCGTGACCGAGGAAGCTGTCGATGTCGTCGTTTCGCATTACGAGCAATTAAAAGATCTTGAGTGGATGGTTGGCAAGTGGGTCGACCAAGACGAGGAAGCGACCGTGATTACGGAATGCAACTGGACTCGCAATAACAACTTCTTGACCCGATCGTTCACGGTACAAGTGGGTGACCAAATCGATATGGCCGGCATGCAGATCATCGGTTGGGATCCTTCCACGAAGCAGATTCGATCGTGGGTGTTCGATTCCGATGGCGGATTTGGACAAGCGATTTGGAGCAAGAAGGGAAGCAGCTGGCATGTTCAGCAAACGGGAGTCTTGCCCGACGGACGCAAATCATCGGCAGTCAACATCATCACCTACATCGATGACAATACGTGCACGATTGAGTCGGTCAATCGAACTGTCGATGGCGAATTGCTTCCTAGTGTGGCCGCAGTCCAAATCATCAAAAACTAA
- a CDS encoding arylsulfatase produces the protein MNRIIQTFTGAFIGLAVAGLALPAFAQQTAGTPNAPNAIEIQHRSHLPMPNTVRQGYVNYDAKSPETKNPPIEQLRPPKAAPNVLIVLIDDAGFGASSAFGGPCQTPTLEKLASGGLKYNRFHTTALCSPTRQALLTGRNHHSAGMGSITETATGAPGYSSVRPNSVAPLAETLKLNGYSTAQFGKCHEVPVWQTSPAGPFDAWPTGGGGFEYFYGFIGGEANQWFPTLYEGTTPVENKKTPEQGYNLVADMSDKAIKWIGQQKALTPDKPFFIYFAPGATHAPHHAPKQWADKYRGKFDQGYDKLREETFARQKKLGIIPANAQLTARNKEVPSWDEMPDAFKPVLARQMEVYAGYMEYTDHQVGRIVESIEKLNLLDNTLIYYIVGDNGASAEGSVNGCFNEMSYFNGLQSLETPEYLTARLDKLGGPESYNHYAVGWALAMNTPYQWTKQVASHWGGTRNGTVVHWPKGIQAKGEIRSQFAHVIDVAPTILEVAGLPQPVSVNGIQQDPIEGISMRYSFDASKAAEQHEIQYFEIFGNRGIYHKGWTAVTRHRTPWASMSAKVPPFEDDVWELYSDTDWTQSKDLAKEMPEKLRQLQQQFLIEATRYKVLPLDDRVLEKFSPETAGRPVLLKGTTQLLFGGMGRLSENCVLNIKNKSHSVTAEIVVPKEGAEGVIISQGANIGGWSLYAKDGKLKYCYNWGGFKHFFVESADKLPAGQHQVRMEFAYAGGGPGKGGKATLYVNGKKSGEGEIGATLATIFSADDGCDVGEDSGAPVSPDYGSVGNNFNGEIKGVQLSIADDPNNHVVNPEDALKAALGRQ, from the coding sequence ATGAACCGAATAATTCAAACCTTCACGGGCGCATTCATAGGGTTAGCCGTGGCGGGACTTGCGCTCCCTGCGTTTGCTCAGCAGACCGCCGGCACGCCCAATGCACCTAACGCGATCGAGATCCAACATCGTTCCCACTTGCCCATGCCGAACACGGTTCGGCAAGGATACGTCAATTACGATGCAAAGAGTCCCGAGACCAAGAATCCACCCATTGAACAATTGCGTCCCCCCAAGGCCGCACCCAATGTGCTCATCGTCCTCATCGACGATGCAGGGTTCGGTGCATCGAGTGCTTTCGGTGGCCCGTGCCAGACTCCGACTCTCGAGAAGCTTGCTTCTGGCGGATTGAAGTACAATCGCTTCCACACCACCGCCCTCTGCTCACCGACGCGACAGGCGCTCCTAACAGGACGCAATCACCACTCCGCCGGCATGGGTAGTATCACCGAGACCGCGACCGGAGCGCCCGGCTACAGTTCGGTGCGGCCCAACTCTGTAGCACCCCTCGCGGAAACGCTCAAACTGAATGGATACTCCACAGCCCAGTTCGGGAAGTGTCATGAGGTACCAGTCTGGCAAACAAGTCCAGCTGGCCCATTCGACGCTTGGCCCACTGGGGGCGGCGGTTTCGAATACTTTTACGGATTCATCGGGGGCGAAGCGAACCAGTGGTTTCCGACACTCTACGAAGGTACCACGCCTGTGGAGAATAAAAAGACTCCCGAGCAAGGCTACAACTTGGTGGCCGACATGAGCGACAAAGCGATTAAATGGATCGGGCAACAGAAGGCCCTTACACCCGATAAGCCCTTCTTCATCTATTTCGCACCCGGGGCTACGCACGCGCCTCACCACGCTCCGAAGCAATGGGCCGACAAGTACAGAGGGAAGTTCGACCAGGGCTATGACAAGCTACGAGAGGAGACCTTTGCGAGGCAAAAGAAACTAGGCATCATTCCAGCCAATGCGCAGCTCACTGCACGGAACAAAGAAGTCCCATCTTGGGACGAGATGCCAGACGCCTTCAAGCCCGTTCTTGCGAGACAGATGGAGGTGTACGCGGGCTACATGGAATACACGGACCATCAAGTCGGACGCATTGTGGAGTCCATCGAGAAACTGAACCTCCTCGACAACACACTTATCTATTACATCGTCGGCGACAACGGAGCGTCCGCGGAAGGTTCGGTCAATGGTTGCTTCAATGAGATGAGTTACTTCAATGGTCTGCAAAGCCTAGAGACTCCCGAATACCTGACGGCACGGCTCGATAAACTCGGTGGTCCGGAGTCCTACAATCACTACGCCGTAGGTTGGGCACTCGCCATGAATACACCGTACCAGTGGACCAAACAAGTCGCATCCCACTGGGGTGGTACACGCAATGGCACCGTTGTCCACTGGCCCAAGGGGATCCAAGCGAAAGGGGAAATTCGATCGCAGTTTGCTCACGTAATTGATGTGGCTCCAACCATCCTGGAAGTCGCAGGTCTACCGCAACCCGTGTCGGTGAACGGGATCCAACAGGACCCGATCGAGGGTATCAGCATGCGTTACTCCTTTGATGCGTCGAAAGCTGCGGAGCAGCATGAAATACAGTACTTTGAGATCTTCGGCAATCGGGGCATTTACCACAAAGGATGGACGGCCGTGACGCGGCACCGAACGCCCTGGGCATCCATGTCAGCAAAAGTGCCGCCATTCGAGGATGACGTTTGGGAACTTTACTCGGATACAGACTGGACCCAATCCAAGGATCTCGCAAAGGAGATGCCGGAGAAATTACGCCAGTTACAACAGCAATTCCTTATCGAGGCGACCCGCTACAAGGTGTTACCGCTGGATGACCGGGTGCTGGAGAAGTTCAGCCCGGAAACCGCTGGTCGACCGGTACTTCTCAAGGGAACAACCCAGCTACTTTTCGGCGGCATGGGACGTCTGAGCGAGAACTGCGTCCTCAATATCAAGAATAAGTCCCATTCCGTCACCGCCGAAATCGTGGTGCCGAAAGAGGGAGCCGAGGGAGTCATCATTTCGCAAGGGGCGAACATCGGCGGCTGGAGCCTCTATGCGAAAGACGGCAAACTCAAGTATTGCTACAACTGGGGCGGTTTCAAACACTTCTTCGTGGAGTCGGCTGACAAGCTCCCAGCTGGCCAGCACCAGGTCCGCATGGAGTTCGCTTATGCAGGCGGTGGCCCGGGCAAGGGGGGCAAAGCGACCCTCTACGTCAATGGCAAGAAGTCGGGTGAAGGAGAGATCGGAGCGACGCTGGCGACGATCTTCTCTGCGGACGACGGCTGCGATGTCGGCGAAGATTCAGGTGCGCCGGTGTCACCTGACTATGGTTCGGTGGGAAACAACTTCAATGGCGAAATCAAAGGTGTACAGCTTTCGATCGCAGACGACCCAAACAACCACGTCGTGAATCCCGAAGACGCCCTCAAAGCGGCCCTTGGGCGACAGTAG
- a CDS encoding phosphoenolpyruvate carboxylase yields MVVESILALNEENLLDQWNWILECLREVLHESGDGDLAKSLPLLGDGSVPRQISNDSVHLTQAYSIAFQLLGMAEQNAADQFRKSVERRSGADALPALWGDSLRQLRESGLTSEQIAKELPNMRVELVLTAHPTEAKRATVLAHHRRLFERFQQRSLVAQSSTERMDPVREEIDYAVRAILSILWRTGEIYLDKPDIQSERRNVLDYLTHVFPSVLRPLDQRLRRAWSDVGLDPKVFEDPLVFPKLTFGTWVGGDRDGHPLVTAEVTRQSLLEMRKSAIGLIQRQLLQLARLLSLSAYWQKPDPEFLQALASAANRLGLEGKKALDRNPNEPWRQFINTIIARLPKQDTTQDAIVREETPTYQRSVELLRDLRVLYGSLIACGQRHAAEYSVQPLMRIVQTFGFHLAVLDVRQNSAFHDKAVEQLLIAAGFERTNFSQWSEAERLELLTKELASKRPFARPDVSLGPEADAVLSSLRVLKEYRSAYGEDGLGALIVSMTRNASDLLVVYLLAREVGLMEEAPEGLLCPLPVVPLFETVDDLQHSPEIYDRFLDHPITQRSLVAIQKRNEESSPVGQIMIGYSDSNKDGGILASLVHLRCAQKELFAVGKKHGVRVRFFHGRGGTISRGAGPTHRFIKSLPDDTLGGDLRVTEQGETIPQKYAHQSTAIYNLELFVAGVTRKTLWDLGHDESEHPLEGTLTQLAQWARECYTSLLHSDGFVTFFRQATPIDAIEQSRIGSRPARRTGQQTLADLRAIPWVFSWGQARFFLSGWYGVGTALSQLNQKEPKLFDELSKTMSQWAPLHYLISNVATSLAATDLEIMRSYAGMVDDAELRSRCMELIESELALTSRMVEAIYGGSLAQRRPNVQRMMILRASGLRVLHQQQIGLLKMWRSYHRMQATNEAEKLIPQLLLTVNAIASGLGTTG; encoded by the coding sequence ATGGTTGTCGAAAGCATTTTGGCTTTGAATGAAGAGAATCTCCTTGATCAATGGAACTGGATTCTCGAATGCCTTCGCGAGGTGCTCCACGAATCTGGGGACGGTGATCTCGCGAAGTCGCTGCCACTGCTGGGGGACGGTTCCGTCCCGCGACAGATCAGTAACGATTCGGTCCATTTAACTCAAGCCTACTCGATCGCGTTTCAGCTTTTGGGAATGGCTGAACAGAACGCGGCCGATCAGTTTCGTAAATCGGTCGAGCGGCGTTCGGGCGCTGACGCGTTGCCTGCCCTTTGGGGAGATTCCCTCCGTCAGCTCCGAGAAAGTGGGCTGACATCGGAACAGATTGCGAAGGAGTTGCCCAATATGCGCGTCGAGCTTGTGCTCACCGCGCACCCCACCGAAGCGAAGCGGGCAACCGTCTTGGCGCACCACCGGCGTTTGTTTGAACGATTTCAACAGCGGAGCCTCGTCGCGCAGTCCAGTACCGAGCGCATGGATCCCGTACGCGAAGAGATCGACTACGCCGTGCGAGCCATCCTGTCGATTCTTTGGCGGACCGGCGAGATTTACTTGGACAAACCGGACATTCAATCCGAGCGTCGCAACGTGCTCGACTACTTGACCCATGTGTTCCCCTCCGTTCTACGACCGCTCGATCAGCGCCTCCGTCGCGCTTGGAGCGATGTCGGATTGGATCCCAAAGTCTTCGAGGATCCCTTGGTGTTTCCGAAGCTGACGTTTGGGACTTGGGTGGGAGGTGACCGCGACGGGCACCCTCTCGTCACTGCCGAGGTAACGCGTCAAAGCCTGCTCGAGATGCGAAAGAGTGCCATCGGATTAATTCAACGGCAGCTCCTGCAGTTAGCGCGCTTGCTAAGCCTGTCCGCTTATTGGCAAAAGCCAGACCCGGAATTTCTGCAGGCGCTCGCATCTGCAGCCAATCGTTTGGGGCTCGAAGGCAAGAAGGCGTTGGATCGCAATCCCAATGAGCCTTGGCGGCAGTTTATCAATACCATCATCGCGAGGCTTCCCAAACAGGATACAACGCAGGACGCAATTGTTCGCGAGGAGACGCCGACCTACCAGCGATCGGTCGAACTCTTGCGAGATTTGCGAGTCTTGTACGGTAGCTTGATCGCCTGTGGACAACGGCACGCGGCGGAGTATTCGGTCCAGCCGCTCATGCGAATCGTTCAGACGTTTGGATTCCATCTTGCTGTTCTCGATGTGCGCCAGAATAGCGCTTTCCATGACAAGGCAGTGGAACAACTATTGATTGCTGCCGGATTTGAACGCACGAACTTCTCTCAGTGGAGCGAAGCAGAGCGTTTGGAATTGCTTACAAAGGAATTGGCTTCCAAGCGACCTTTTGCTCGGCCTGATGTCTCGCTCGGCCCCGAAGCTGACGCAGTTCTCTCCTCGCTCCGAGTCCTTAAAGAATATAGATCTGCTTACGGCGAAGATGGGCTTGGCGCATTGATCGTGAGTATGACTCGCAATGCTTCGGATTTGTTGGTTGTTTACTTGCTCGCGCGAGAAGTGGGGTTGATGGAGGAAGCACCCGAGGGATTGCTATGCCCGCTCCCGGTAGTGCCCCTCTTTGAAACAGTCGATGATCTACAGCATAGCCCGGAGATTTACGATCGATTCTTGGACCACCCGATCACACAGCGCAGTTTAGTCGCGATCCAAAAACGCAACGAGGAATCGAGTCCGGTCGGACAGATCATGATCGGCTACAGTGATAGCAACAAAGACGGTGGTATCCTCGCTAGCTTGGTTCACCTCCGCTGCGCTCAAAAAGAGCTCTTCGCCGTGGGCAAGAAACATGGAGTTCGCGTTCGTTTCTTCCATGGTCGAGGCGGGACCATTAGTCGCGGTGCAGGACCAACCCATCGTTTTATCAAATCATTGCCCGATGACACACTCGGAGGTGATTTGCGTGTCACCGAACAAGGGGAGACGATACCGCAAAAGTATGCACACCAATCGACCGCGATCTACAACTTGGAATTGTTCGTAGCCGGCGTGACGCGCAAGACGTTATGGGATTTGGGACATGACGAATCAGAGCATCCGCTCGAAGGAACATTGACGCAATTGGCACAATGGGCTCGCGAATGCTATACGTCGCTACTGCACTCCGACGGATTCGTCACGTTCTTTCGGCAAGCGACTCCGATCGATGCAATTGAACAAAGTCGCATTGGTTCTCGTCCCGCGCGTCGCACAGGTCAACAAACCTTGGCCGACCTGCGCGCGATCCCCTGGGTCTTCAGCTGGGGGCAAGCCAGATTCTTTCTTTCCGGGTGGTATGGAGTAGGTACGGCGTTAAGCCAGTTGAATCAAAAGGAGCCCAAACTATTCGACGAGCTTTCGAAGACCATGTCGCAGTGGGCACCCCTCCACTATCTCATCAGCAACGTTGCAACCAGTTTAGCAGCGACCGATTTAGAGATCATGCGATCGTACGCGGGAATGGTCGATGATGCCGAACTCCGTTCTCGATGCATGGAATTAATCGAGTCAGAGCTGGCGTTGACCAGCCGCATGGTCGAAGCGATTTATGGAGGATCCTTGGCCCAACGAAGACCCAATGTGCAACGCATGATGATTTTGCGAGCCTCCGGGCTTCGAGTTCTCCACCAGCAGCAGATTGGATTGCTGAAAATGTGGCGCAGTTACCATCGCATGCAAGCGACCAATGAAGCAGAGAAGCTCATTCCTCAACTGCTACTCACCGTCAATGCTATCGCCAGCGGGCTCGGTACAACTGGCTAA
- a CDS encoding DUF1501 domain-containing protein, protein MSCSDFRRAQLHRRALLQFGSLGIGGLWGGGLVPSLLAANNGVGESDSLHAIAPRAKHVLFLHQCGGPSHIDTFDMKPDAPDSIRGEFKPISTSVPGIIACEHLPRWSETMHHWAQIRSVRHRMKNHNPAGYYCLTGHAPPTDDIRLRDTMELYPAYGSIVSKMLGPAEQGVPPFVSFPHTVSDGSVTPGQHASFLGKSHDPFFFQGDPNDPGFSLPELTLPGDISLDRMESRREMLRMVDSQARLAERFAEAKGVQEFQDQAFSILSSPRFQKAFDLSQESDALRDRYGRTKYGQSCLLARRLIETGVRFVTVYFSRGIGGNGSEGWDTHQKNFTELKDRLLPMTDQTVPTLIEDLHERGLLKDTLVLWMGEFGRGPKIGDRDGKGRNHWPDCYTVMMAGGGVRGGAVFGKSDAQGAYPAENPVGPEDITATLYWALGIDPKGEVYNHQKRPMPIAAGKPIQSIFG, encoded by the coding sequence ATGTCTTGCTCCGATTTTCGTCGCGCGCAGTTGCACCGAAGAGCTTTGCTACAGTTTGGCTCGTTAGGTATCGGGGGCCTTTGGGGAGGTGGATTGGTGCCGTCCCTTCTCGCCGCTAACAATGGTGTAGGTGAGTCGGATAGTCTTCATGCGATTGCACCGCGGGCAAAGCATGTGCTATTCCTGCATCAGTGCGGCGGGCCGAGCCATATCGATACGTTTGATATGAAGCCGGATGCACCGGATTCCATCCGTGGAGAATTCAAACCGATATCGACTTCTGTCCCCGGTATCATCGCTTGCGAACATCTCCCCCGCTGGTCTGAGACCATGCATCACTGGGCTCAGATTCGAAGCGTTCGTCACCGCATGAAGAACCACAATCCGGCTGGCTATTACTGTTTGACCGGGCACGCACCACCCACGGATGATATTCGTCTGCGCGATACGATGGAGCTTTATCCCGCCTATGGAAGCATCGTGTCGAAAATGCTTGGGCCGGCTGAACAAGGCGTTCCACCTTTTGTCTCCTTTCCCCACACCGTCTCCGATGGCTCGGTAACACCCGGACAGCACGCGAGTTTCTTAGGCAAAAGTCATGACCCATTTTTTTTCCAAGGGGACCCCAACGATCCAGGCTTCTCGCTCCCCGAACTAACGCTTCCTGGTGATATCAGTTTGGATCGAATGGAGAGCCGACGCGAGATGCTCCGCATGGTGGACTCGCAAGCGAGATTAGCGGAGCGGTTCGCGGAGGCCAAAGGGGTGCAAGAGTTTCAAGATCAAGCTTTTTCGATTCTCTCGTCGCCTCGCTTTCAGAAGGCGTTTGACCTTTCACAAGAATCCGACGCGCTGCGAGATCGCTACGGTAGAACCAAATACGGTCAATCTTGCTTGCTCGCGCGTCGATTGATCGAAACGGGCGTTCGTTTCGTTACGGTCTACTTCTCCCGTGGGATAGGCGGAAACGGATCGGAAGGATGGGACACCCACCAAAAGAATTTCACCGAACTCAAAGACCGATTGCTTCCCATGACGGACCAAACCGTCCCCACGCTAATCGAAGATCTCCACGAACGTGGGTTACTGAAAGATACACTCGTTTTATGGATGGGCGAATTTGGTCGAGGCCCTAAGATTGGCGACCGCGATGGAAAGGGCCGGAATCATTGGCCCGATTGCTACACCGTCATGATGGCAGGTGGTGGAGTGCGAGGGGGCGCTGTGTTCGGAAAGAGCGATGCGCAGGGAGCCTATCCTGCGGAGAATCCCGTCGGTCCGGAGGACATCACCGCGACGTTGTATTGGGCTCTTGGAATCGACCCCAAGGGGGAAGTCTACAACCACCAAAAGCGGCCTATGCCGATTGCAGCGGGCAAACCGATTCAATCGATCTTTGGCTAG
- the recG gene encoding ATP-dependent DNA helicase RecG, whose translation MSGFQSHLGQFHPPRPTESSNAPTAKEANSSSDRKKLDPQTPLQFVPGVGPLRLELFQKLGIRKPLDLLFLFPRTYQDIAPYQSIAELVPGVRATVVGQIVDLDQRFSFDGRSTLGVLLAVEGGGYVRCVWYNQMFRREQFHRGMTLVATGIPKSTGVSFEMRHPEFLILGDRTNLPAPRPTAVYPLTEGLSQKHISAAIEATLEDLLPFVDEALPERIRAHAASLLFADKRDLFEQRSEPLLGIAETLRRLHQPVTLEEAEQARLRLIFQELLVYQLAIAMRRYKLQLENGAPSLPIPPQLHARILKRIPFKPTGDQRRVMEEVRADIERTIPMNRLVQGDVGSGKTVIAHYAMLAAVANKFQAALMAPTELLARQHFEKLQKQLAGSQVMVELLVGSLSTREQHELQQRIAIGTVDIVVGTQALLSQHVKFHALGLVVIDEQHKFGVEQRAALRESRVVPHYLVLSATPIPRSITMTLFGDLDVSILREKPPGRARVHTYLGEEQQKSRWWDFVRKQLQNGRQAYVVIPRVESDEENEMLGAEQVFEALSQHELADFRVELLHGRMDGNEKQQKLNRFQSGETQVLIATTVVEVGIDVPNATLMAILDADRLGLAQLHQLRGRVSRGQFPGYVCLFPSKKCDPLENQRLQSLIAFEDGFRLAEEDLRLRGTGDLLGTKQVGAPAFRIADLSRDGEILSAARKVAQELVTHDPELEAADLAKLRKLVLGRHGNQSNLGDVG comes from the coding sequence GTGTCCGGCTTTCAGTCGCATCTAGGCCAATTCCACCCGCCGCGACCGACTGAATCGAGCAACGCCCCTACCGCCAAGGAGGCGAACTCCTCGAGCGATCGCAAAAAGCTGGATCCCCAAACTCCGTTACAGTTCGTTCCGGGGGTCGGTCCCTTACGTCTGGAGCTTTTCCAAAAACTCGGCATTCGCAAGCCGCTAGATCTTCTTTTTCTATTCCCCAGAACTTACCAAGACATCGCTCCCTATCAAAGCATTGCCGAACTTGTTCCGGGAGTTCGGGCCACTGTCGTTGGCCAAATCGTCGACTTGGATCAAAGGTTCAGTTTTGACGGGCGATCCACCCTCGGAGTCCTGTTGGCCGTCGAAGGAGGCGGATATGTTCGCTGCGTTTGGTACAACCAAATGTTCCGACGCGAACAATTTCATCGCGGTATGACTCTCGTCGCAACCGGTATCCCGAAATCAACGGGTGTCTCATTCGAAATGAGGCACCCGGAGTTCCTTATCCTCGGCGATCGTACCAATCTACCCGCCCCACGCCCCACAGCCGTGTACCCTCTCACCGAAGGCCTCTCGCAAAAACATATCTCTGCCGCAATCGAGGCCACTCTCGAAGACCTCTTACCATTCGTCGATGAAGCACTGCCAGAACGTATCCGAGCTCATGCCGCCAGCTTGCTCTTCGCCGACAAACGGGACCTCTTCGAACAACGTTCCGAACCCTTGCTCGGCATTGCGGAGACCCTGCGACGTCTACATCAGCCGGTAACTCTCGAGGAAGCAGAACAAGCCCGATTGCGACTCATCTTCCAAGAGCTGCTCGTCTACCAGCTTGCTATCGCCATGCGCCGTTACAAACTTCAACTCGAGAATGGAGCGCCTTCCCTTCCAATCCCCCCACAACTCCACGCACGGATCTTGAAACGAATTCCGTTCAAACCCACGGGGGATCAACGGCGCGTTATGGAAGAAGTCCGCGCCGACATCGAGCGTACCATCCCCATGAACCGATTGGTCCAAGGGGACGTGGGAAGCGGAAAGACTGTCATCGCGCATTATGCCATGCTCGCCGCCGTCGCGAATAAGTTTCAAGCCGCTCTCATGGCTCCCACGGAACTCCTCGCCCGTCAGCACTTCGAAAAGCTCCAGAAACAACTTGCAGGGAGCCAAGTCATGGTGGAGCTCCTGGTGGGATCTCTCAGTACGCGCGAACAACATGAGCTTCAGCAACGCATCGCCATCGGCACCGTCGATATCGTCGTAGGCACGCAAGCATTGCTGAGCCAGCATGTAAAATTTCATGCCTTGGGGTTGGTCGTTATCGATGAACAACACAAATTCGGTGTTGAACAACGCGCTGCACTGAGAGAAAGCCGTGTCGTACCTCATTACTTGGTTCTCTCCGCTACACCCATTCCTCGCAGCATCACCATGACGCTGTTCGGTGATCTCGATGTCTCCATTCTTCGAGAGAAACCGCCTGGCCGCGCACGTGTTCATACCTATCTTGGCGAAGAACAGCAGAAATCGCGTTGGTGGGACTTCGTCCGAAAACAACTTCAAAACGGTCGACAAGCCTACGTAGTAATCCCTCGTGTCGAATCGGACGAAGAAAATGAAATGCTGGGGGCCGAGCAAGTATTCGAAGCCCTTTCGCAACACGAACTCGCTGACTTCCGTGTCGAATTACTGCACGGTCGAATGGATGGGAATGAAAAGCAACAAAAGCTAAATCGATTCCAATCCGGTGAAACACAAGTCCTCATCGCCACCACCGTTGTGGAAGTCGGGATCGACGTTCCCAACGCGACCTTGATGGCCATCCTGGACGCCGATCGGCTTGGGCTCGCTCAATTGCACCAACTGCGGGGCCGTGTGTCGCGAGGACAATTTCCTGGCTACGTTTGCCTCTTTCCTAGCAAAAAATGCGATCCTCTCGAAAACCAGCGCCTCCAAAGCTTGATCGCGTTCGAGGACGGCTTCCGCCTCGCCGAGGAAGATCTCAGGCTGCGTGGGACCGGTGATTTGCTGGGCACCAAACAAGTCGGAGCCCCAGCGTTCCGCATCGCCGACCTCAGCCGGGACGGCGAAATCCTCTCCGCTGCCCGAAAAGTCGCCCAAGAACTCGTCACCCACGATCCGGAGCTCGAAGCCGCCGATTTGGCAAAACTGAGAAAACTAGTTCTCGGTCGCCATGGGAACCAATCCAACCTCGGCGACGTCGGATAA
- a CDS encoding sugar phosphate isomerase/epimerase family protein — MIVAASTGCFPEIPIPEVIEVLSDLEFTAVEIVMDDAGTQMPPERIADDFDECLRLVRDTHRLDICSYNVRILAEGEEHYRRFEKICDLAKATKVVTLTIPSGEHGTPFNQEVEHLQRMVQIAEDRGARVAIKTQMGCLSEDPDTVKNLCDYVPGVGVTLDPSHILCSNNRNKNYEKLLKYVYHTHLRDSKKDKLQVRVGQGEIEYGRLITQLQTVGYDRALCVEMTPSDEMDMRQELRKLRLLLDSLL, encoded by the coding sequence GTGATCGTAGCAGCATCCACCGGTTGTTTTCCAGAGATTCCAATCCCCGAAGTGATCGAGGTTCTGTCGGATCTCGAATTCACCGCAGTCGAAATCGTAATGGACGATGCGGGTACGCAGATGCCTCCGGAGCGCATTGCCGACGATTTCGACGAATGTCTCCGTTTAGTTCGTGACACGCATCGACTGGATATTTGCAGTTATAACGTCCGAATTCTTGCCGAAGGAGAAGAGCATTATCGTCGATTTGAAAAAATCTGCGATTTGGCGAAGGCGACGAAGGTGGTGACGCTGACCATTCCGAGTGGTGAACATGGAACTCCCTTCAATCAAGAAGTGGAGCACCTCCAACGCATGGTGCAAATCGCGGAAGACCGGGGAGCGCGCGTGGCGATCAAAACGCAGATGGGCTGCTTGAGCGAGGATCCCGACACCGTCAAGAACCTTTGCGACTACGTCCCTGGCGTAGGCGTGACGTTGGACCCAAGCCACATTCTCTGCAGTAACAACCGAAACAAAAACTACGAAAAGTTACTGAAGTATGTTTACCACACCCACCTTCGCGATTCCAAGAAGGACAAGCTCCAAGTGCGGGTTGGCCAAGGAGAGATCGAATATGGCCGACTGATCACGCAACTACAGACGGTAGGCTATGATCGCGCCCTGTGTGTTGAGATGACACCGAGCGATGAGATGGACATGCGACAGGAGTTACGAAAGCTGCGATTGTTGCTCGACAGCCTTTTGTAA